The DNA window CCCTGGCTGGCTTCGGGCTGATAAGGCGTGTAGGCGGTGTAGAACTCTCCACGGGAAGTCAGGGCGTCCACGGCGTGCGGGATGTAATGGTCATACACGCCGGCGCCGATGAAACAGACCAGGTCGGACCGGTTTCTGGCCGACAGGTGCTCCATGTGCTTGACCACGGCCATCTCGCTACGGCCTTTGGGCAGATCGAAGCGCTTGGGCCGCATGTCCGGGCCGATCTCGGTGAAAAGGTCCTCCACCGAGGCGGCGCCGATGACCGCGAGCATCTCGCGCACGTCTTCGGGCGTATGGGGAATATAGGGCATCGTATGCTCCTGGTGCTCCGGAATGCTCCTGGAATGGGCCGGCGAAGCCTAGTGGCCTACGGCGACCTGGGCGTATGCGTCAGCGTCGAGCAGGCCTTGGGGCTGGCTCGAAAGCTCGATGCGGATCATCCAGCCTTTCCCGTACGGGTCCTGGTTGACGAGCTCCGGGGACGCGGCCAATTCTTCGTTCACGGCCACGACTTTGCCGGAAACAGGAGCGTACAGCTCGCTGGCGGCCTTGACCGATTCCACCGAGCCCATCTCCTTGCCGGCCTCCACGTTGGCGCCCACGGCGGGCAGTTCCACGAAGGTCAGGTCGCCCAGTTGCTCTTGGGCGAAGTGGGTGATGCCAACGACGGCTTCTCCGCCCTCGATGCGAGCCCATTCATGGCTTTGGCTGTAAAGCAGTTCCTTGGGAATCATGAGCTATCTCCTGCTGGTATTGAACGGGTCTGCGGGCGCAACGAGCGCGCCGTGAAGGACCTTGCTGTAACCCCTGGTCCGAAAAGGGGCAAGAGCTGCCTGGACCTTGATTTGGCCGCCGCTAGCAGGTAAGCGGTGCTGGCGATCCGACAGATCCTTGCCAGGCTTTCGATGCACAAGGGGAACGCGTGTTTTTCTCCCTGGCCAAACGCCAACGAACCGGTTCGGTGACCATGACTCAACAAGCCGTCGCCCGCGAACGGCTGCACATCGACGTGTGTGGCAGGACCTGGGCCATTGAGCGCCTGGGCGATCTTGAAGCCCTGTGGGCAAACCTCGGTCATGGCGAGTTCGGCCAGGACGAGCGCATTCCCTATTGGAGCGAGCTGTGGCCAGCCAGCATGCTGCTTTGCGGATGGCTGGAGGAGAATCGCCAAGCCATCAGCGGCAAGGTCTGCCTGGACCTTGGCTGCGGCCTGGGGCTCACGGCCATTGTGGCCGCTTCCTTCGGCGCGCGGGTCCTGGGCATGGATTATGAGCCGGAAGCCCTGCGCTACGCCCGCGAAAACGCGGTCATCAACGACGTGAGCCAGCCTCTGTGGACGGCCATGGATTGGCGCGCCCCGGCGCTCAAGCCGGGCAGCATCGACTTCATGTGGGGCGGAGACATTATATACGAAAGACGCTTTTTCGAGCCCCTGCGTGAACTGTTCGCCTATGCCCTGGCTCCGCAAGGCCGCATCTGGCTCGGCGAGCCGCAGCGCAGCGTGTCCCTGCCGGCTTGGCAGTGGTTGGCCGACAACGGCTGGAACGTGCGCAAGATCGTCACTCGACCGGTGCCGACCGAGGGCTATACCGTTACAGTTAATCTGTGGGAGCTGTCCAAGGCAGATTGCTTATAAGACGCCCGCTCCGGCGTTGACGGCGCAAGTGAATTGCGCCTACGCCGAAGCAAATGGCAAGCCATGCCGACGCATGGCTTGCCGAGCATTTTCAAAAGCAAAATGCTCTAAACAGCTCTGAAGCGCCACGCTCCAAGGAGGACGCATGGGCAAGACAATCCGCTTCGGCGTATCCCTTGATTCCGATTTGTTGGACCAGTTTGATGCGCTCATCGAGGAACACAAATACGAAAATCGTTCCGAGGCCATTCGCGACCTGATCCGCAACAAGCTGGTGGAGAAGGAGTGGGAGGACACGGACAGTCCCCTGGCCGGCACCTTGTCCCTGGTTTTCGATCACCACCAGAGCGATCTGGCCCAGAAGCTCACCGAGATCCAGCACGACTACCACGACCTCATCCTGTCCACCCTGCACGTGCATCTGGATCACCACAACTGTCTGGAAGTGCTCGTGCTGCGTGGTCCGGGCAACAAGATCCGCGACCTGTCACTGCTGCTCATCTCCACCAAGGGCGTCAAGCACGGCAAGCTCGGCCTGACCACCACGGGCCAGGGGTTATCCTGATGGCCGGCCAGACGCCTCCCACAATGCAGGACGTGCAAAGCGCGCCGGCCGAGGTGGCCCTGTCCATCGACCGCGTGGGCGTCAAGCATCTCA is part of the Desulfocurvibacter africanus subsp. africanus DSM 2603 genome and encodes:
- the gcvH gene encoding glycine cleavage system protein GcvH, which gives rise to MIPKELLYSQSHEWARIEGGEAVVGITHFAQEQLGDLTFVELPAVGANVEAGKEMGSVESVKAASELYAPVSGKVVAVNEELAASPELVNQDPYGKGWMIRIELSSQPQGLLDADAYAQVAVGH
- a CDS encoding class I SAM-dependent methyltransferase, translated to MFFSLAKRQRTGSVTMTQQAVARERLHIDVCGRTWAIERLGDLEALWANLGHGEFGQDERIPYWSELWPASMLLCGWLEENRQAISGKVCLDLGCGLGLTAIVAASFGARVLGMDYEPEALRYARENAVINDVSQPLWTAMDWRAPALKPGSIDFMWGGDIIYERRFFEPLRELFAYALAPQGRIWLGEPQRSVSLPAWQWLADNGWNVRKIVTRPVPTEGYTVTVNLWELSKADCL
- the nikR gene encoding nickel-responsive transcriptional regulator NikR, producing the protein MGKTIRFGVSLDSDLLDQFDALIEEHKYENRSEAIRDLIRNKLVEKEWEDTDSPLAGTLSLVFDHHQSDLAQKLTEIQHDYHDLILSTLHVHLDHHNCLEVLVLRGPGNKIRDLSLLLISTKGVKHGKLGLTTTGQGLS